CAACGGTGCATCCCCTGTTGTCCAGTGCCTAGCCTCCTGCAGCAAGCCTCAGCCAGACCCTGCGCCTCTCGCCACCCACTAGGGCTCGTCTCATGGTTGAGTGGCAGGCACAAGAGGGTTTTTATGAGGAAGCACAAGACAATGCACAATTCCAGTTTGTAAAAACAAAACGAGAACACGGAGCAGAACATGTCTTGTGCACATCACGAACCAAGCCACCATTGGTTTCAGTTATCAAACAAATTAAACAGTACAAGCTCAGATGTAAGTCTGCAGATGGTGCTGAATTGTGATACAACAGTACAGGTGCATCCAACATGCTTCAAAAGATCAGATAGCACTCATGGAATTAACATTACACACTAAATAATTCACAGTACCATAGCAGCAATTAAAATCTCAAAAGCTTCAAGCATAAATAAGCTTCAGGCCGTAGAGAACAGAGAACAAAAGTTGAGCTACTAAGTATTCATAATCACCATATCTCTGCACCTGAGCTGTGTGGAAGTAAATGCTGCAAGAAGGTCAGTTCTAACATCCAGTGGAGCAGTCAGCAAAAAATCAAAACGCTATATGCTTGAATGCTTGAGCAATTACATCAGGATGTCACACCATGTCATGTCCCAGCCTTCTCTCGCAGCTCAACGATAATGGACGGGAACTGCTGCACCAGCTTCACAAAACCCTCGGTTAACACGGCCTTCTTGAAATTTTTCTCCGCAGCAAAGAAGTCAAGGCACTTGTTCTTCAACTCCAAGCAGCTGTACATTTCAGCGCAGGCTAAGATAGTGGCAACTCTATCCACTGACACATTGTCCCACAACTTCTGGGCACACAAATGCTTCAACCGGTCCAATGCATACCGGTCCGCCGCAGCAAGCAAATGCTGAAGTGTCTCGGTTGGAGAGTCCCCAAGCTCAGGCAAGGCATCTGTGTACATAAACTGAAGCATGAGTCTGAATGTTGCAGGGGTGATGTCTTGTAGGGTGATAGATGACAATGTAGCCTCGGCCATGGAACCGAGGAGCTCAGCCTTGAAGACCGGCGACCGGGCAGCCAGCACAACTCGGTGTGCGTGGAATGTTTCACTGTCAATGGTGAACGAGACATCCACCCCATCTGTGCTATCCAGCAGCGCGCCTAAGTGCTTTCCGATGTCTGAATCCGGAAAAGGAATAGAGCCCAGCACAGGACTAGGGATGTCACGAATGACTATGATTGCACATATAAGAGTGATGTGTCCCTCTGTCAGGCAATATTCCTCCAGATCACTTCGTGAAATGAACT
The genomic region above belongs to Setaria italica strain Yugu1 chromosome VI, Setaria_italica_v2.0, whole genome shotgun sequence and contains:
- the LOC101772343 gene encoding BTB/POZ and MATH domain-containing protein 1 — translated: MGKRLDYEQTKHIDTGEAIHSDAFSAGGYMWRLDCYTYGDGECDDDDYLSVFVELLTEFTSVNAIFEVFLMDKDGQPCLQDTHWSCFHLFNRDKNAGTGWSQFISRSDLEEYCLTEGHITLICAIIVIRDIPSPVLGSIPFPDSDIGKHLGALLDSTDGVDVSFTIDSETFHAHRVVLAARSPVFKAELLGSMAEATLSSITLQDITPATFRLMLQFMYTDALPELGDSPTETLQHLLAAADRYALDRLKHLCAQKLWDNVSVDRVATILACAEMYSCLELKNKCLDFFAAEKNFKKAVLTEGFVKLVQQFPSIIVELREKAGT